A part of Sander vitreus isolate 19-12246 chromosome 8, sanVit1, whole genome shotgun sequence genomic DNA contains:
- the bicd1a gene encoding protein bicaudal D homolog 1 isoform X2, translating to MAADGVCGESADQYRAELERLTHELAEANREKIRAAECGLVVLEENQALKQKYADLEIEQETLRKELEQLQEAFGQAYTNQRKVAEDGETNEETLLQESASKEAYYMGRLLVLQTEVTLSRSVASNAQAENERLNALVQELRESNEMLELQRSRMREEVKEYKFRETRLLQDYTELEEENITLQKLVSTLKQSQVEYEGLKHEIKVLEEETVLLNSQLEDALRLKDISEGQLEEALDALKSEREQKNNLRKELAHHISLSDSVYGAGAHLALTVTGVEGLKFSEETNGTNGTNGTNGSSIPAANGNNEDSNRRNCLVHTGTGLAKMNGDYRPGWKGEGLHPVPDLFSELNLSEMQKLKQQLLQVEREKSALLMNLQESQTQLQHTQGALTEQNERVHRLMERVSGMKCLNGDKELDEPQESEKPDGGSLSPPANGHHDPDIHGFEILECKYKVAVTEVIDLKAELKVLKEKYNQAVEGQGDSHSDDRVPALTEQVTHLERSYRESRERVVSLEAELRASASTATESQGMLNAAQDELVTFSEELAQLYHHVCLCNNETPNRVMLDYYRQSRVTRSGSLKGSDDHRALLSPRLARRLAAASAACSSELPRTPMDSPSKDGHLNETTTNTVDSSHSSPTRNPTGSPVISISPCPSPVPSEAGGDLRKEPMNIYNLNAIIRDQIKHLQRAVDRSLQLSRQRAAARELAPMLDKDKELCMEEILKLKSLLSTKREQIATLRLVLKANKQTAEGALANLKSKYENEKAMVTETMMKLRNELKALKEDAATFSSLRAMFATRCDEYVTQLDEMQRQLAAAEDEKKTLNSLLRMAIQQKLALTQRLEDLEFDHEQTHRGRGAKVAKIKSSPPKIVSSLLPQYRHSPHN from the exons GCGTTCGGCCAGGCTTACACCAACCAGCGTAAGGTGGCAGAGGATGGGGAGACCAACGAAGAGACGTTGCTGCAGGAGTCAGCCTCTAAGGAGGCCTACTACATGGGCCGTCTGTTGGTGCTGCAGACAGAGGTGACGCTGAGCCGTTCTGTGGCGTCCAATGCCCAGGCCGAGAACGAGAGGCTCAACGCACTCGTGCAGGAGCTACGGGAG AGTAACGAGATGCTGGAGCTACAGAGGAGCCGGATGAGGGAAGAGGTCAAGGAGTATAAGTTCAGGGAGACCAGGCTGCTTCAGGATTACacagagctggaggaggagaacaTCACGCTGCAGAAACTGGTGTCTACGCTCAAGCAGAGTCAG gtggagtatGAGGGactaaaacatgaaatcaaagtACTGGAGGAGGAGACTGTTCTCCTAAACAGTCAGCTGGAAGATGCCTTACGTCTGAAGGACATTTCTGAGGGTCAGCTGGAGGAGGCCTTGGATGCCCTCAAGAGTGAGCGCGAGCAGAAGAACAATCTGAGAAAGGAACTGGCCCACCACATCAGCCTGAGTGACAGTGTCTACGGAGCAGGGGCCCATCTGGCGCTCACCGTCACCGGTGTAGAGGGTCTAAAGTTCTCTGAGGAGACCAACGGCACCAACGGCACCAATGGCACCAACGGCAGCTCCATCCCTGCTGCTAACGGCAACAATGAGGACAGCAACCGCCGTAACTGCCTCGTTCACACAGGCACTGGATTGGCTAAGATGAACGGGGACTACCGGCCAGGCTGGAAAGGAGAAGGCCTGCACCCCGTGCCGGACCTGTTCAGTGAGCTCAACCTGTCCGAGATGCAGAAGCTCAAACAGCAGCTGTTACAG GTGGAGCGGGAGAAGTCGGCGCTTCTCATGAACCTGCAGGAGTCACAGACCCAGCTGCAGCACACGCAGGGCGCCCTGACCGAGCAGAATGAGCGCGTCCATCGCCTCATGGAGCGCGTCAGCGGCATGAAATGTCTCAATGGAGACAAAGAGCTTGATGAACCACAGGAGAGTGAGAAACCTGACGGGGGCTCCTTATCACCACCAGCCAATGGTCACCATGATCCCGATATCCATGGGTTCGAGATCCTGGAGTGTAAGTACAAGGTGGCGGTGACGGAGGTGATCGACCTGAAAGCAGAACTAAAGGTCCTGAAGGAGAAGTACAACCAGGCTGTGGAGGGGCAGGGGGACAGCCACAGCGACGACAGGGTCCCGGCACTGACTGAACAG GTAACTCATTTGGAGCGTAGTTATCGTGAGAGTCGGGAGAGGGTGGTGAGCCTGGAGGCAGAGCTCCGAGCATCGGCGAGCACAGCCACAGAGAGCCAGGGCATGCTGAACGCAGCACAGGATGAGCTGGTAACCTTCAGTGAAGAACTGGCACAGCTCTACCACCATGTCTGCCTTTGCAACAACGAGACACCCAACCGCGTCATGCTGGACTACTACCGCCAGAGCCGCGTCACACGTAGCGGCAGCCTGAAGGGCTCAGACGACCACCGGGCTTTGCTCTCACCTCGCTTGGCGCGACGCCTCGCTGCAGCGTCTGCAGCCTGCTCCTCTGAGCTCCCGCGCACTCCCATGGACTCCCCATCCAAAGACGGCCATCTCAATGAGACGACAACCAACACAGTGGACTCCTCTCATAGCAGCCCCACCCGCAACCCTACAGGGTCCCCAGTCATCAGCATCTCTCCTTGCCCGTCTCCAGTGCCCTCCGAGGCAGGTGGGGACCTGCGGAAGGAGCCCATGAATATCTACAACCTGAACGCCATCATCAGAGACCAGATCAAACACCTGCAGAGGGCTGTGGACCGCTCACTGCAGCTGTCCAGGCAGAGGGCTGCAGCCAGGGAGCTGGCGCCGATGCTTGACAAGGACAAGGAGTTGTGCATGGAGGAGATACTCAAACTGAAGTCCCTGCTCAGTACCAAGAGAGAGCAGATAGCCACACTCAGGCTGGTGCTGAAGGCCAATAAACAG ACAGCAGAGGGGGCACTGGCAAATTTGAAGAGCAAGTACGAGAATGAAAAGGCGATGGTGACAGAGACCATGATGAAGCTGAGGAACGAGCTCAAGGCTCTGAAAGAAGATGCCGCCACCTTCTCGTCTCTCAGGGCCATGTTTGCCACAAG atGTGATGAGTACGTTACCCAGCTGGATGAGATGCAGAGGCAGCTGGCAGCAGCAGAGGATGAGAAAAAGACGTTGAACTCCCTCCTCCGTATGGCCATCCAGCAGAAACTGGCCTTGACCCAACGGCTGGAGGATCTGGAGTTTGACCACGAGCAGACTCACCGTGGCCGCGGCGCTAAAGTGGCCAAGATAAAAAGCAGCCCGCCAAAA ATTGTCAGCAGCCTGCTGCCTCAATATCGTCACTCTCCCCACAACTAA
- the bicd1a gene encoding protein bicaudal D homolog 1 isoform X3, with product MAADGVCGESADQYRAELERLTHELAEANREKIRAAECGLVVLEENQALKQKYADLEIEQETLRKELEQLQEAFGQAYTNQRKVAEDGETNEETLLQESASKEAYYMGRLLVLQTEVTLSRSVASNAQAENERLNALVQELRESNEMLELQRSRMREEVKEYKFRETRLLQDYTELEEENITLQKLVSTLKQSQVEREKSALLMNLQESQTQLQHTQGALTEQNERVHRLMERVSGMKCLNGDKELDEPQESEKPDGGSLSPPANGHHDPDIHGFEILECKYKVAVTEVIDLKAELKVLKEKYNQAVEGQGDSHSDDRVPALTEQVTHLERSYRESRERVVSLEAELRASASTATESQGMLNAAQDELVTFSEELAQLYHHVCLCNNETPNRVMLDYYRQSRVTRSGSLKGSDDHRALLSPRLARRLAAASAACSSELPRTPMDSPSKDGHLNETTTNTVDSSHSSPTRNPTGSPVISISPCPSPVPSEAGGDLRKEPMNIYNLNAIIRDQIKHLQRAVDRSLQLSRQRAAARELAPMLDKDKELCMEEILKLKSLLSTKREQIATLRLVLKANKQTAEGALANLKSKYENEKAMVTETMMKLRNELKALKEDAATFSSLRAMFATRCDEYVTQLDEMQRQLAAAEDEKKTLNSLLRMAIQQKLALTQRLEDLEFDHEQTHRGRGAKVAKIKSSPPKIVSSLLPQYRHSPHN from the exons GCGTTCGGCCAGGCTTACACCAACCAGCGTAAGGTGGCAGAGGATGGGGAGACCAACGAAGAGACGTTGCTGCAGGAGTCAGCCTCTAAGGAGGCCTACTACATGGGCCGTCTGTTGGTGCTGCAGACAGAGGTGACGCTGAGCCGTTCTGTGGCGTCCAATGCCCAGGCCGAGAACGAGAGGCTCAACGCACTCGTGCAGGAGCTACGGGAG AGTAACGAGATGCTGGAGCTACAGAGGAGCCGGATGAGGGAAGAGGTCAAGGAGTATAAGTTCAGGGAGACCAGGCTGCTTCAGGATTACacagagctggaggaggagaacaTCACGCTGCAGAAACTGGTGTCTACGCTCAAGCAGAGTCAG GTGGAGCGGGAGAAGTCGGCGCTTCTCATGAACCTGCAGGAGTCACAGACCCAGCTGCAGCACACGCAGGGCGCCCTGACCGAGCAGAATGAGCGCGTCCATCGCCTCATGGAGCGCGTCAGCGGCATGAAATGTCTCAATGGAGACAAAGAGCTTGATGAACCACAGGAGAGTGAGAAACCTGACGGGGGCTCCTTATCACCACCAGCCAATGGTCACCATGATCCCGATATCCATGGGTTCGAGATCCTGGAGTGTAAGTACAAGGTGGCGGTGACGGAGGTGATCGACCTGAAAGCAGAACTAAAGGTCCTGAAGGAGAAGTACAACCAGGCTGTGGAGGGGCAGGGGGACAGCCACAGCGACGACAGGGTCCCGGCACTGACTGAACAG GTAACTCATTTGGAGCGTAGTTATCGTGAGAGTCGGGAGAGGGTGGTGAGCCTGGAGGCAGAGCTCCGAGCATCGGCGAGCACAGCCACAGAGAGCCAGGGCATGCTGAACGCAGCACAGGATGAGCTGGTAACCTTCAGTGAAGAACTGGCACAGCTCTACCACCATGTCTGCCTTTGCAACAACGAGACACCCAACCGCGTCATGCTGGACTACTACCGCCAGAGCCGCGTCACACGTAGCGGCAGCCTGAAGGGCTCAGACGACCACCGGGCTTTGCTCTCACCTCGCTTGGCGCGACGCCTCGCTGCAGCGTCTGCAGCCTGCTCCTCTGAGCTCCCGCGCACTCCCATGGACTCCCCATCCAAAGACGGCCATCTCAATGAGACGACAACCAACACAGTGGACTCCTCTCATAGCAGCCCCACCCGCAACCCTACAGGGTCCCCAGTCATCAGCATCTCTCCTTGCCCGTCTCCAGTGCCCTCCGAGGCAGGTGGGGACCTGCGGAAGGAGCCCATGAATATCTACAACCTGAACGCCATCATCAGAGACCAGATCAAACACCTGCAGAGGGCTGTGGACCGCTCACTGCAGCTGTCCAGGCAGAGGGCTGCAGCCAGGGAGCTGGCGCCGATGCTTGACAAGGACAAGGAGTTGTGCATGGAGGAGATACTCAAACTGAAGTCCCTGCTCAGTACCAAGAGAGAGCAGATAGCCACACTCAGGCTGGTGCTGAAGGCCAATAAACAG ACAGCAGAGGGGGCACTGGCAAATTTGAAGAGCAAGTACGAGAATGAAAAGGCGATGGTGACAGAGACCATGATGAAGCTGAGGAACGAGCTCAAGGCTCTGAAAGAAGATGCCGCCACCTTCTCGTCTCTCAGGGCCATGTTTGCCACAAG atGTGATGAGTACGTTACCCAGCTGGATGAGATGCAGAGGCAGCTGGCAGCAGCAGAGGATGAGAAAAAGACGTTGAACTCCCTCCTCCGTATGGCCATCCAGCAGAAACTGGCCTTGACCCAACGGCTGGAGGATCTGGAGTTTGACCACGAGCAGACTCACCGTGGCCGCGGCGCTAAAGTGGCCAAGATAAAAAGCAGCCCGCCAAAA ATTGTCAGCAGCCTGCTGCCTCAATATCGTCACTCTCCCCACAACTAA
- the bicd1a gene encoding protein bicaudal D homolog 1 isoform X1 yields the protein MAADGVCGESADQYRAELERLTHELAEANREKIRAAECGLVVLEENQALKQKYADLEIEQETLRKELEQLQEAFGQAYTNQRKVAEDGETNEETLLQESASKEAYYMGRLLVLQTEVTLSRSVASNAQAENERLNALVQELRESNEMLELQRSRMREEVKEYKFRETRLLQDYTELEEENITLQKLVSTLKQSQFKLNVFYSFLFLSPSVLSAAPQVEYEGLKHEIKVLEEETVLLNSQLEDALRLKDISEGQLEEALDALKSEREQKNNLRKELAHHISLSDSVYGAGAHLALTVTGVEGLKFSEETNGTNGTNGTNGSSIPAANGNNEDSNRRNCLVHTGTGLAKMNGDYRPGWKGEGLHPVPDLFSELNLSEMQKLKQQLLQVEREKSALLMNLQESQTQLQHTQGALTEQNERVHRLMERVSGMKCLNGDKELDEPQESEKPDGGSLSPPANGHHDPDIHGFEILECKYKVAVTEVIDLKAELKVLKEKYNQAVEGQGDSHSDDRVPALTEQVTHLERSYRESRERVVSLEAELRASASTATESQGMLNAAQDELVTFSEELAQLYHHVCLCNNETPNRVMLDYYRQSRVTRSGSLKGSDDHRALLSPRLARRLAAASAACSSELPRTPMDSPSKDGHLNETTTNTVDSSHSSPTRNPTGSPVISISPCPSPVPSEAGGDLRKEPMNIYNLNAIIRDQIKHLQRAVDRSLQLSRQRAAARELAPMLDKDKELCMEEILKLKSLLSTKREQIATLRLVLKANKQTAEGALANLKSKYENEKAMVTETMMKLRNELKALKEDAATFSSLRAMFATRCDEYVTQLDEMQRQLAAAEDEKKTLNSLLRMAIQQKLALTQRLEDLEFDHEQTHRGRGAKVAKIKSSPPKIVSSLLPQYRHSPHN from the exons GCGTTCGGCCAGGCTTACACCAACCAGCGTAAGGTGGCAGAGGATGGGGAGACCAACGAAGAGACGTTGCTGCAGGAGTCAGCCTCTAAGGAGGCCTACTACATGGGCCGTCTGTTGGTGCTGCAGACAGAGGTGACGCTGAGCCGTTCTGTGGCGTCCAATGCCCAGGCCGAGAACGAGAGGCTCAACGCACTCGTGCAGGAGCTACGGGAG AGTAACGAGATGCTGGAGCTACAGAGGAGCCGGATGAGGGAAGAGGTCAAGGAGTATAAGTTCAGGGAGACCAGGCTGCTTCAGGATTACacagagctggaggaggagaacaTCACGCTGCAGAAACTGGTGTCTACGCTCAAGCAGAGTCAG tttaaattaaatgttttctactcttttcttttcctgtccCCGTCTGTCCTTTCTGctgctcctcaggtggagtatGAGGGactaaaacatgaaatcaaagtACTGGAGGAGGAGACTGTTCTCCTAAACAGTCAGCTGGAAGATGCCTTACGTCTGAAGGACATTTCTGAGGGTCAGCTGGAGGAGGCCTTGGATGCCCTCAAGAGTGAGCGCGAGCAGAAGAACAATCTGAGAAAGGAACTGGCCCACCACATCAGCCTGAGTGACAGTGTCTACGGAGCAGGGGCCCATCTGGCGCTCACCGTCACCGGTGTAGAGGGTCTAAAGTTCTCTGAGGAGACCAACGGCACCAACGGCACCAATGGCACCAACGGCAGCTCCATCCCTGCTGCTAACGGCAACAATGAGGACAGCAACCGCCGTAACTGCCTCGTTCACACAGGCACTGGATTGGCTAAGATGAACGGGGACTACCGGCCAGGCTGGAAAGGAGAAGGCCTGCACCCCGTGCCGGACCTGTTCAGTGAGCTCAACCTGTCCGAGATGCAGAAGCTCAAACAGCAGCTGTTACAG GTGGAGCGGGAGAAGTCGGCGCTTCTCATGAACCTGCAGGAGTCACAGACCCAGCTGCAGCACACGCAGGGCGCCCTGACCGAGCAGAATGAGCGCGTCCATCGCCTCATGGAGCGCGTCAGCGGCATGAAATGTCTCAATGGAGACAAAGAGCTTGATGAACCACAGGAGAGTGAGAAACCTGACGGGGGCTCCTTATCACCACCAGCCAATGGTCACCATGATCCCGATATCCATGGGTTCGAGATCCTGGAGTGTAAGTACAAGGTGGCGGTGACGGAGGTGATCGACCTGAAAGCAGAACTAAAGGTCCTGAAGGAGAAGTACAACCAGGCTGTGGAGGGGCAGGGGGACAGCCACAGCGACGACAGGGTCCCGGCACTGACTGAACAG GTAACTCATTTGGAGCGTAGTTATCGTGAGAGTCGGGAGAGGGTGGTGAGCCTGGAGGCAGAGCTCCGAGCATCGGCGAGCACAGCCACAGAGAGCCAGGGCATGCTGAACGCAGCACAGGATGAGCTGGTAACCTTCAGTGAAGAACTGGCACAGCTCTACCACCATGTCTGCCTTTGCAACAACGAGACACCCAACCGCGTCATGCTGGACTACTACCGCCAGAGCCGCGTCACACGTAGCGGCAGCCTGAAGGGCTCAGACGACCACCGGGCTTTGCTCTCACCTCGCTTGGCGCGACGCCTCGCTGCAGCGTCTGCAGCCTGCTCCTCTGAGCTCCCGCGCACTCCCATGGACTCCCCATCCAAAGACGGCCATCTCAATGAGACGACAACCAACACAGTGGACTCCTCTCATAGCAGCCCCACCCGCAACCCTACAGGGTCCCCAGTCATCAGCATCTCTCCTTGCCCGTCTCCAGTGCCCTCCGAGGCAGGTGGGGACCTGCGGAAGGAGCCCATGAATATCTACAACCTGAACGCCATCATCAGAGACCAGATCAAACACCTGCAGAGGGCTGTGGACCGCTCACTGCAGCTGTCCAGGCAGAGGGCTGCAGCCAGGGAGCTGGCGCCGATGCTTGACAAGGACAAGGAGTTGTGCATGGAGGAGATACTCAAACTGAAGTCCCTGCTCAGTACCAAGAGAGAGCAGATAGCCACACTCAGGCTGGTGCTGAAGGCCAATAAACAG ACAGCAGAGGGGGCACTGGCAAATTTGAAGAGCAAGTACGAGAATGAAAAGGCGATGGTGACAGAGACCATGATGAAGCTGAGGAACGAGCTCAAGGCTCTGAAAGAAGATGCCGCCACCTTCTCGTCTCTCAGGGCCATGTTTGCCACAAG atGTGATGAGTACGTTACCCAGCTGGATGAGATGCAGAGGCAGCTGGCAGCAGCAGAGGATGAGAAAAAGACGTTGAACTCCCTCCTCCGTATGGCCATCCAGCAGAAACTGGCCTTGACCCAACGGCTGGAGGATCTGGAGTTTGACCACGAGCAGACTCACCGTGGCCGCGGCGCTAAAGTGGCCAAGATAAAAAGCAGCCCGCCAAAA ATTGTCAGCAGCCTGCTGCCTCAATATCGTCACTCTCCCCACAACTAA